TGTTGGCGCCCGTACTCCCGGGACTTATTTCGCCCTGGGGAGCGCGCGCGGGTCGGGGCGGAGGTTGCGCATGCGCTAGGCAGGTGCAGCCTCCGGCTGGAGCTAGGTCCCGGATGCGGCAGGCAGCGGTGTGCGCAATCTTCAGCTCTCAGGAGTGCCCAGTAGTTCTTATTTAGGGAACCGGCAGGGGAGGCTGTAAACTGAAAATACATTGTTTATGTTCGTATGGTAACCGATAACCATGAGACGTTTAAATATCAAAAACTTCTATTGGGTGAAGGAGTCGACTGCTTAGCAGAAGAGACCGGAAGTGCATTCTCCTGGTTCCAGGCCAGCATTCCCGTGAGAGGTCATGGGGAACCGCGGAGGAAGAGTATATCTGGGAGATTTCTGCAGCAGAGCCCAGTACGCCGATTCACTTTATCCAGCATGCAAACACGGCCTCTAAAAAGACCCATTTTGTTGGCTATAAATCCCAGCTTAACGCTCCAGCATCCAGCTTTTATTTGCTGTGGTCAGAGCCTGAGGACCAGGTGACTCCAAGAACAAAACACTAGAGATGGATGAGAGGCCGGGGAGATGAAGAGGGGGAAAGGCGGTGAGAAACAAGGATGCACAGGAAACCCTCCTGAAAATTGGGAAAGCTGTCCCAATAAACGTGGTGGTCGGCGCAGATTTGTCCTGGAGCTGATAAACTCCACATGCCCGCCCCCTGTTCGCCAAGTCAGGTGCGAAAAGTGGGCGCTGCGATGCGCCTGAAGCGTTGGGGCCTGCACGGAGCGCGGGCTGGATGCAGCCACCTCTGCAGCTCACCTAGACGCACACAGAGGAAGGCGGCTGGAGTCACGGGTAGATCCCTGAAAAGGCAGGGATAAGCGAGCCAACTGTAGAATCTAGGTGGCAGTATGCGGGTGCTCACTGTCAAGTTCTTCCCGTTTTTCTGTATGCCTGGAGTGTTCCATACCGTACCCAGCTGGAACCACTTCCGGCCTCCACTCGGTTCCCGGAGCCTGTTTACATTTCTACCGGGATGTCCCCTTATAAACATGTCCTCTTTCTCAGTTTGTTTTGACATTGGTACTTGTCAGCTTTTCCTAAGGTCTAATTGGttgtcatttctgtttttgttccgaatatccattttccttcctgtttctcGCCTTTTTTGCCGAGAGCGCCCCTGGCCCGCAGGGAGCGCGCCGTCTGCGAGCCTCGGTCTCCAGCGCCTGCGCACTCGCGGCTGCGTCTCTGCGCCCGACGCTGGACGTGGGCACGCCACGTGACTCCCGCCGCCATTTTCCTTCCTGGCAGCGGCGTCAGCGTCCCGGCGGGCACACGGCAGTGCAGGCGCGGGCTGAGGGCGCGGGGCTAGGTGCCGGCGCTGTGTTCTCAGGTCCGGGGTCCCGGGTTCGAGAGGGTGGGGCCGGCCATCTTGGGCCCCTAGGCCTGTCTCCCCGAGTGGGCCGCGGTCGGAGAAGCGCGGGCCCGGGCCTGGCGGTGTCGGAGGGTCAGGGTGGGGGACGGATCCGACCTGGACGCCCGACCTGGACGGCGGGAGGGGGTGTCGAGCGACCCCGGGGCGGGGACCCCGCGGCTTCCGAGCGCGACCCCACAGCCAGCGGGCGGAGCCTGCCCCGGTGCCGCGGTGTCCTCCGGGCGCTGCAGACCCAGCTCCTCCCAGCCGGGGCCCCGGGCGCGTGGGGAAGCAGGGGCGGGCGGCCGGGCTGCCAGGGCTCCGAGCGGAGGCCAGGGGTTGCGGTCTCGGGGTTTTGTCCTGAAACTGGCCCGAGGGAGGGCCCCTGGGACTGGGGAAAGTGGGAAGGAGGCGCTCGTCAGCTGAACCCCTTGACCTGGTGTGACTTGGAAAGCGATGCGGTCTCAGTGTGAGCTCCCTCCCGGCCAAGTCGGCCGCTCGTCAGCCTCGCGGGGCCCTGCGCCCTCGCCTACACCTGCAGCAGGcgggaaagggaaggaagccaCCGTCCAGTGCCCCTTGTTCTCCCCGCACACACGGCCCattaaggcagttgaatctgtgGTCGGGGCTGCAGCTGGTGTGGAAACGCCCTCTGACCCCGTAGTCGCTGCCTTCCCAAGCCTCGGTGAAGCGGGAAAGGAAGCCTCAAATAGCAGGTGGAAACACAGGAGAAGCTGTAACACCTCGTGTTCTCTCTCCCATAGATTCGCCACGACATGGCAACTCTTTTAATAAGGAAAATGGTGAACCCTCTGCTGTATCTCAGTCGTCACACACTGAAGCCTCCAGCCCTCTCCACGTTTCTGTTGGGATCCCTTGGAGGTGCTGCCCCCGTGGCTGTGGAACCCGGGGCAGGAGTGCGGTCCTTTCTCTCACCCGGCCTTCTGCCTCACCTGCTGCCTGCGCTGGGGTTCAAAACCAAGGGTGTCCTGAAGAAGCGCTGCAAGGACTGTTACCGGGTGAAGAGGCGGGGCCGGTGGTACATCTATTGTAAAACCCACCCGAGGCACAAGCAGAGACAGATGTAGATAGTCCCTTTCCCTCCAGAGTCCCGCACATTCTCGTCATGGTGAGTGGTTGTATCTTACGGAATTATCACATCAAGGAGTCAGGAGAGTGACTGGAGGCAAACGCCCTAAAGGTTACCTGTCACTTTTCAGTTCAGATGAGGAACTACAGAAGACATTGCGTCATCTCGTTTCTAAACATTCTAAACGTTCTAAAACGCTCCAATTAAAGgtattttcctatttggatggaCTGTGAATAGCTTAGTTCATTCGTTCTCCCTGAACTCGGGCTGCAGTAGGGATGGGTGGTTCCGGGTGTGAGGCTGCTTAGGGCCTCTTGGAAGTCAGTGTTTGGTCACCTGTCGTTGCACAAACGGAGCTTAGTGGCTTCAATCAGCCATTTTACGTTGCTCGCAATTTGTGAGGAACTCACAGAGACCAGCACTCCTGTCTGGGGCCTCAGTGCCCCTCAAACTGCACGTGGCACCTCCTCAGGCAGGGCTCGGCGTGGCTTCCAGAGATTGAGTGTCTCGAGAGACCCACCGGACGCTAGGAGGCTTCCAGTGACCCAGCCTCAAATTCCGTCGTGGCATTTGTGCTGCACTCTTGGTTCAGCAATTCCCTGGGGTGAGTCCAGATTCACGGGCAGGTGAGGAGCTCCCTTGCTAGAGGTGGCCACACCTCGAAGCTGGCAAGGACTTGGAGGGCTGGAGTGGGCCGGTCCTGGCCTGCTCACCAGGACTTGGAGTTGAGTGAGGCGCAAACTTGGTGAGCGctgtcagctcaggctgccacaACACAGTATCTTCAGAGGGGATGTATCAGCAAGTGTGTTCTCAGTTCCGGAGCTGGACATATGAGATGGAGGTGAGAGCAGAGTTGGttcctcctgaggcctccttagcATGTAGAGGGGTCTTCTCCCTGCGTTCTTGCATGGGGGTCTCTGCATCTGTCCTCACCTCTTACAGGACATACCAGTCCTGTTGGATAAGGGCCCCCTCAACAacctctatttaatttttatattttaattgtctcCAAATATAATCACTGGAGGTCCTGGGATCAGGATgtcaacatacaaatttgggggtggggagcacaGTCCGACCCAGAGCAGGTGCTGAGATGTTGGGACGGCCTTCCTGCGGCCTCCTTTCCTCATGGCCAGGGACACCTCCCCTTCTCCCAGAAATTCTTGAAACAGGAGACCGTGCAAGGAGCCTAGCCCCGGGGGAGCGCCCCCCCTCCCCATCCAGATCAGCAGCAGAGGGCAGCAAGGTCACCTAGAAAGGCCTGGTGGGGCAGCAGAGGGACACCATGGCCACATCAGGCCAAAGCCCAGCCCCAACACCCACATGACTTCAGAGGGAGCAGACGCCAGTGTGGGTTGCCATGAACACCATGCTGTGCCTGTTCACTCTCACGACAGGAGCGGGGACAGGAAGGGCCTCTGCAAGTGGCTTGACAGTGTTGCAGCCCGCAGGCATCTGGCCCAGTTGAAGAACATGGAGGGCATGTCCCCTGAAAGAGAAGGGAGGCAGCTCTGCGAAAACCCTGCTTCTGTGCAGTGAAAGGGAAGCCCTCACAAGCTGTTCTTAATTGTGACGTGGATGCTTTGGAGGGTGTGTCCCAGGAGATCCTGACAATGTCAGAAGCCAGACCCCACGAGACCTGCTGTGCACCGGGTCCGAGAAGAAGTCACAAGAGGGGACTTTCCTCaagcgcgcgtgtgtgtgtgtatgtgtgcatgcatgtgtccgCATACAGATGCACGTGTCTGCATATACCACCTGAACAGTGCGGGAGGGTGATGAGTCAGCAGTTGCCGTAGAGACTCAGCAGACTGCGACCTCCCACCAGTGGGCCAACCATGTCTCTGATTTTTCACGGGGTCGGTAACGTGGTTTTGAGCACCAGAGGGCCTGACAGCCCCCAGCTGATGCTTCCTGAGCACCCTTAGCCTGGGACCTGGGTGTGGAGGAGAAGAGGTGCTGCTGCCCTCACCCTTTCCGCGAGGAGCGTGTGGAACAAAAATGGAGGCTGGTGAGTGCTGTGCATGAGGCGTACCAGCCCCTCCGAGGCAGAGGTCAGCGTGCTCCCTGGAGGGGGTAACGGCCACGCTGAAACTTTAAGGTTGCAGGGGAGGCAACTCTAGGAGGggcctgaggctgggcacaggcaAGGGGCACCCAAGCCATCCTGCGTGGACCTGGTTTTTACCAGGCGTGCTTCTGCAGCACAGGGTGCTCTGTCAAGAGGCCTGACTGCCAGCTGCACACCTGTGTTTGGGTGTGATGTGCTTGTGTGCCATGGAACTGTGGGCATGCACAGTCGTGGCCTCTTGATGACTGCACAGACAGATCCCCAGCGAGCACCTTGGCATCGGGGCCAACGGGAAGGAATAAAGAAGGCACAGATTTCACGGCATGCTCCGTCCAATGGGGAAAGGGGGGTATTCTGCTAATTTTGCTTGAGTAGAAATCTAAGGCTGATAATTAAACACCCAGGCTTCAGTCCAGAGCAAGCTATTAATAAAAGAGCTCTGCAGAAGCAGGCCAGGCCCTGGACCTCAGTGCTGGACATCTGGGCTGGGTCATGCTCTGGGCCCGTTCTGGGCAATGCCAGGTGTTTAGCAGCCCTGGGCCCCACCGCAAGACGCCATGGCATCCCACCCACAAGCGGGGCCGAACAAAGGGCCCCAGATGCTGCCAAGCACTCCCCTGGGGGCAATATGTTTCTTCAGCTGTGAACCAGGGTTGCTGCTGGCTGTCCTAATGGGCACAGCATGACAAGGGCTGGGAGGCACGTGCCTTGGGCGGTGATCTCAGAAGtcagggtggggagtgggggcacaagtcagggagggagaggagctTCCAGGGCACAGAACGAGAGGGGCACCGGGCACCACCCTGCTGTGCCTGCTGAGCTCCACTCCCGCAGAATGTGCCTTGGTGTCCCCCAGGGGACGAGGACAGGGGACTGTTTATGTACAAATGCTCGTCACTCATGAGAGTCACCATGTAGGGCTTAAGTCCCAGGCACTTCCAAGCCACCCGAAGGCAGGCCAAGCAGATAGGTCCTCATGGGCACAGAGAAAGATGACTGCAGAGAGAGGAGGGGTGGGCATGTGGGCTGGCAAGGTCGTCCTGTCAGGAGCTGTCCCTGCACTCGGGTGACCCGCTGGTGGGCCAGGGCCCTGCCAGGCACCAGCCCTGTCTTGCCAAcctccttcctgtctctgaaGGTGCGGTGCCGATGGACTGAAGAACCTTTGGGAAGTCGGAAGTGCTGTTCAGGTATACGTCATAGGGTTAGTCTCTCAAGGGACTTTTAGAGTAGGGTCGCCTGGGGACAGCAGTGCAAGCAAAGGAAAAGCGAATGCCGCACAGATGGAGAGAAGAACATGGAGCTGTCTCTGGCTCCAGAAGGAGATTGTTGCCTGCCACCGAGCAGGAGCCAAGACGCTCTATGGGACACGTGGCTACTCATGGACCAGGTCTACCTGGTGGACCACCTGCCTCAAAGCATCGCCGTCACTCACCCAGGAGAATGGGAGGGAGACCGGTGCTCCTGGGTCCAGGTCTCCTTCCTCTGCCAGActgaggtgggggctggggcttccctgcctccctgcgAGTGGGCCCAGCCGTGAGACCTGCTGTGACCTGTGAGGCTGACTGAAGGGCACCCGCAGGGTCGCTGAGCAGACGTGACATCTGCTTTGCAGCAGCAGGGCTCACCACGCGGTGCATTCACTCTTCCTGAAGCAATGAGGAGGAGATCGGGGGACAGAAGAGTGAAAGCACCCACCGGGAATCCAGCCACCATGGCCAGTGGGTCACCAGGTGGACTTGTGTGAGCAGGACACCCCGTTGTGTTAATGCGCTTGAGCATGTGTTTGCTGGCGCAGCGTGAGCATGTGACAGCGGTGAGAGGGATGTGGAGAAAGCGATGGGGGTGGGCACAACCCCCGGGTCTGAACGTGACCCTGTCCATTCCTCAGCGTCCTGCCTCGGGCAAGAAGCTTCCATGGAAGCCTCATGGTGAAAAGGGGCAGGCACTACCCAGCCCTCCCGCAGGGTTCTGGGAACCCAGAGAGCTGGGGGCTGTGTCGCCAAAAATACTggtgttgaaacctaatcctcGGAAGGAGTGTTTGgaatggggcctttgggaggtgactcAGTCCTGCGCCAGGGCCTCATGAGGGGGTCTGGGCCTTggaaagggaccccagagagccaGCTCGCCCGGCCACCATGTGAGGAGAAGCCCTGTCTACGAGCCGGGAAGCCCCAGCAGACACGGAAGCTGCGGCGTCTTGATGCtggacttcagcctccagagctgtgagaaacaGGTTCTTCTCTGTAGGCCAGGCCGTCGGAGGAATTTtgtcactgcagcctgaacagGGGAGCACTCTGCCTGAAGGCCGAGCCTGCACCCCAGCGCGCTTGTCTGTAGCATCTCCTATCACCTGGCCTGAGGCGAGCACTGGGCAAGCAGAGGCCAACCTGCCCATCGTGCCCGCTCCTGAGAAGAGGCCCCTCTCCGCCTCGCTCGCCCCTTTGAAGGCCACACCCACACTTTGCTCTGTGGACTTGGCTGAACGGCCCTGCGCAAGAGAACCTGAGCACCTCTGGCACTGGCGTATGGGACAAGAAGTTTGACACTGGACTTTTCTGGAAATGCACGTTCAGCAACGGGCAGATGTGAAACCAGGCTCTGGTAACTGCTCGGCCCTGTGACAAATGGCGTGGCTGGCCGCTTGCGAGCCACTTGAACCTCACACCAAGACATATTTCTGAATATTAAATATGCAAAGAAAGTTGTATAGCAGGGGGCAAAGCATGTTTTCATTTAAGTGAAAACATAAGCACATGTTTTTCGAAGCCACGGTATTTAGGGAACTTTGTAAGAAAAGTTCTGGAGCAACACAAAGGGGGGGGATCGACAGGTGGGAGTGTAACGTGAGGTTCACTCTTTGTggtttgaattttgttgaattgtGTTTATATCTTTTATGTTGAtacctagaaaaacaaaaatcggTGAACAATGTGCTTTTCCAAAATAATCTGAGCAATGAAACAGCTATCAAGGAAGAGTGAGGTTCCCCCCCACTCCAACCCCTCCCCCCACTCCAAGCTTCCCCCCACTCCATGCCCTCCCCCCTACACCATGCCCTCCCCTTTGCCAGCCAGGCTAAGCGTCTCTTCTGTGGGTTTTCTACAATCACACCGTGGCTTCCATTTACTCAGATGTATCGTGTGCCTCCCACACACACCGATGATTCTCAGGCCCCTGGGGCTTGTTTCCAGGCCTTGGAGAAGAGCTGAGGGCCCTGCAGGGGGAAAcactgggcaggggcaggggcaggggcaggtccCAGGAAGAGCCTAGCCTCAGGGCCCTGCTGTCCGCCTGGGGCTGCAGCTGCCTCCATCTCACCCCTTCCTGGTGTTACAGAGTTCACGGGAATTCCATGAGCTGGATTCCAGCTCTTGCTGCCAGGAGGCAGCTCCTCTGGGAAACCTCCGGCCCCACCTGAGGTGACCATGTGGTTATTTCTCCCCACCTGAGATGAGTGCATGGTCATTTCTCCCCACCTGAGGTGACTGCGTGGTCATTTCTCCCCACCTGAGTGAGTGCGTGGTCATTTCTCCCCACCTGAGGTGACTGCGTGGTCATTTCTCCCCACCTGAGGTGAGTGCGTGGTCATTTCTCCCCACCTGAGGTGAGTGCGTGGTCATTTCTCCCCACCTGAGGTGAGTGTGTGGTCATTTCTCCCCACCTGAGGTGACTGCGTGGTCATTTCTTCCACAGCTGCCTGctgctttcattctctttttttcccttttgagggCTGCAGGGTTACCAGATCACCCGCCACGTAACCCAGTAAATACCTGAACTCGTATCACCTGTGGTTAAGCATGTCTTTTAAAGGGTGGAGTGGAGAAGATACATGCATTCTAGGCTCTGCCTCGGTACGGTGGTGGTACATGTCCGAGCTTTAGCGTGGCCAACTGCATCCAGTGATGGTGTCCTCCAGAAGTTTGTGGCGGGGCCACTGCCTGCGTTTGttgataaagttttattggcacaggGCCCCTCGCTCACTTACGCATCCCAGGGTCTGTGCATGTTTCCATGGCCACAGGAGAGTTGAGTAGTTGCCTCAGAGCACAGAAAGGCTTTGCTCTCTGGCTCTTTGCAGAAAACATTTGCCAACCCGTTCTATTCTAGAACATTCACCACAGCAGGTGCAGCTTCTGCCCATCAGCGCTATGGTGTGTGCAGCTGTGTGCCCACGAGGGTAATTCTCTTCTGAAAGCCGTGTGGGCAGAGATTTTTGGGAGCCCTGAGactttcctttctgctctaaacACCTTTGAACAGCcgttactcatttttaaaagtcaaaaagtaaaaatagtctaggcacagtggcacatgcctgtaatcccagcactttgggaggctgaggcaggtggttcacttgaggtcaggagtttgagaccagcctggccaacatggtgaaaccctgtctctactaaaaatacaaaagaacaaaaaaacagctgggcattgtggtgcgcacctgtaatcccagctactcatgaggctgaggtaggagacttgcctgaacctgggaggtggaggttgcagtgagccaagatcacaccaccgcactccagcctgttccaaagagcaagacttggtctcaaaaaaaaagtataaataaagaaGATCTTGAGAaggtctctccttcctccctgtggCGTGTGCTTTCCTCTCGGTCTGACTACCAGGAGCATCACTCACGTGTTCCCATCGCGTCACACCTTGCACGGTTGCATGCACTTTCACACGTCCCTTCAATTGTCCGCACGCAGTCCCAGGCAGGAGTGACACTCTCCTTTGCTTCATCACTCAGATTATTTTTGACTTTTGCAAAATTTAAATCTTGAAATAATGCGCTGTCCCTAAATGTAAAGTGTAAAGCCCTAAGAACTCGATGAACTCGTTTTCATgtaaaagtactttggaaaaaACTGTGacagatattttgt
This Callithrix jacchus isolate 240 chromosome 2, calJac240_pri, whole genome shotgun sequence DNA region includes the following protein-coding sequences:
- the MRPL36 gene encoding large ribosomal subunit protein bL36m isoform X1, which codes for MPAPCSPSQIRHDMATLLIRKMVNPLLYLSRHTLKPPALSTFLLGSLGGAAPVAVEPGAGVRSFLSPGLLPHLLPALGFKTKGVLKKRCKDCYRVKRRGRWYIYCKTHPRHKQRQM
- the MRPL36 gene encoding large ribosomal subunit protein bL36m isoform X2 — translated: MATLLIRKMVNPLLYLSRHTLKPPALSTFLLGSLGGAAPVAVEPGAGVRSFLSPGLLPHLLPALGFKTKGVLKKRCKDCYRVKRRGRWYIYCKTHPRHKQRQM